One region of Anaeromyxobacter paludicola genomic DNA includes:
- the gpmI gene encoding 2,3-bisphosphoglycerate-independent phosphoglycerate mutase — MPKPKPVLLVILDGFGLRDAREANAIAIAGTPNIDALKRDYPWTAVRTSGLSVGLPDGQMGNSEVGHTNLGAGRIVYQDLVRINRSVEDGSFFQNPALLSACQKAKSGSGTLHLLGLVSDGGVHSHLEHLFACVELARREGVPRTFVHCFLDGRDTPPRSAEGYVAQVEKRLAELGYGKVATVTGRYYAMDRDKRWDRVALAYGALVKGEGYKAASGVQAVTDAYGRGENDEFVKPTVVVNGGGEPRARVRDGDAIVFFNFRSDRARELTRAFTQEGFKDFDAAPRPRLSTYVCMTQYDETFTLPVAFGPDQPTEIFPEIVSRAGLKQLRCAETEKYAHVTFFFNGGREVQFQGEDRILVPSPRDVKTYDEKPEMSAREVTDKLVQAIQSRQYGFILANFANPDMVGHTGILDAAVKAVKVVDECIGRLWAAARQAGMALLITADHGNCELMVDPVTGQPHTAHTLGPVPFILADPDFKGAKLRQEGVLADVAPTALQVLGLPQPKEMKGLGLVMR, encoded by the coding sequence TTGCCCAAGCCGAAGCCGGTTCTGCTCGTGATCCTCGACGGTTTCGGCCTGCGCGACGCGCGCGAGGCGAACGCCATCGCCATCGCCGGCACGCCGAACATCGACGCGCTGAAGCGGGACTACCCCTGGACCGCGGTGCGGACCAGCGGTCTCTCGGTCGGCCTGCCCGACGGCCAGATGGGCAACTCGGAGGTGGGCCACACCAACCTCGGCGCCGGCCGGATCGTCTACCAGGACCTGGTGCGCATCAACCGCTCCGTCGAGGACGGCTCCTTCTTCCAGAACCCGGCGCTCCTCTCCGCCTGCCAGAAGGCGAAGTCGGGCTCGGGGACGCTCCACCTGCTCGGGCTCGTCTCCGACGGCGGCGTGCACAGCCACCTGGAGCACCTCTTCGCCTGCGTGGAGCTGGCGCGGCGGGAGGGGGTGCCCCGCACCTTCGTGCACTGCTTCCTCGACGGGCGCGACACGCCCCCGCGGAGCGCCGAGGGGTACGTGGCGCAGGTGGAGAAGCGGCTCGCCGAGCTCGGCTACGGCAAGGTCGCGACGGTCACGGGGCGCTACTACGCCATGGACCGCGACAAGCGCTGGGACCGCGTCGCGCTCGCCTACGGCGCCCTGGTGAAGGGGGAGGGCTACAAGGCGGCCTCCGGCGTGCAGGCGGTCACCGACGCTTACGGGCGCGGCGAGAACGACGAGTTCGTGAAGCCGACGGTGGTGGTGAACGGCGGCGGCGAGCCGCGGGCCCGGGTGCGCGACGGCGACGCGATCGTGTTCTTCAACTTCCGCTCCGACCGGGCCCGCGAGCTCACCCGCGCCTTCACGCAGGAGGGCTTCAAGGACTTCGACGCCGCCCCGCGGCCGCGCCTCTCGACCTACGTCTGCATGACGCAGTACGACGAGACCTTCACGCTCCCGGTCGCGTTCGGCCCGGACCAGCCGACCGAGATCTTCCCGGAGATCGTGAGCCGCGCCGGGCTGAAGCAGCTCCGCTGCGCCGAGACCGAGAAGTACGCGCACGTCACCTTCTTCTTCAACGGCGGGCGCGAGGTGCAGTTCCAGGGGGAGGACCGGATCCTGGTCCCGAGCCCGCGCGACGTGAAGACCTACGACGAGAAGCCCGAGATGAGCGCGCGCGAGGTGACCGACAAGCTCGTGCAGGCGATCCAGTCGCGCCAGTACGGCTTCATCCTCGCCAACTTCGCCAACCCCGACATGGTGGGCCACACCGGGATCCTCGACGCCGCCGTGAAGGCGGTGAAGGTGGTGGACGAGTGCATCGGCCGGCTCTGGGCGGCGGCGCGGCAGGCCGGCATGGCGCTCCTCATCACCGCCGACCACGGCAACTGCGAGCTGATGGTCGATCCGGTGACGGGCCAGCCGCACACCGCCCACACCCTGGGACCCGTGCCGTTCATCCTCGCCGACCCGGACTTCAAGGGCGCGAAGCTGCGCCAGGAGGGCGTGCTCGCCGACGTCGCGCCCACCGCCCTCCAGGTGCTCGGGCTGCCGCAGCCCAAGGAGATGAAGGGGCTCGGGCTGGTGATGCGGTAG
- a CDS encoding DUF885 domain-containing protein, with the protein MRTVRHAFALLCLLLASSAAAQAGAPGPSERLAALTRRYLDGLFRAKPHLATYMGVHDQDGALPDLSASGVKRRVAELTAQQRELAALDRQALSPDGRIDAAILSDGIGLELLELTAIREWTWNPRLVDDFTFYDPREVVAGRLSDVIHGDFAPEPVRRRAVAAQLRALPRYLSQRKVAFGAVSKVHLEQAVKDNKGRIEFFETEVRGFTRADPAAEQARVKAVAALRDYQRFLETALPKRATRDWRLGPALYRKKFPLALQTDLRPDEDVVPRARQAFQETRRALYETAVALAAQLWPSEPPPPKDLDAAGQARLIARVKDELSKEHPAAADLVASHARQIDGLRAFIEAKGLLALPPADTLTVAPEPEFKRGGAGAEYLSPGMLDKEVAWKGTYYVEPVDPSWSKEKQESYLRAENRYEVALTAAHEAYPGHHTQAWYARKDLSPLRATLWDGAFAEGWAVYGTTLLVREGFGAAENARYRFLDLQGSMIVAANALLDIQLQGGAMTDAEALRFMVEDGFQERAQAEKKLLRAKLDSTQLCQYFLGSSELAALERDVRAKGPFSQRAFDEALVGHGTIAVKHLRRYLLGP; encoded by the coding sequence ATGCGCACTGTCCGTCACGCGTTCGCCCTCCTCTGCCTGCTCCTCGCCTCGTCCGCCGCGGCGCAGGCCGGCGCCCCGGGCCCCTCCGAGCGGCTCGCCGCCCTCACCCGCCGCTACCTCGACGGCCTCTTCCGCGCCAAGCCGCACCTCGCCACGTACATGGGCGTCCACGATCAGGACGGCGCGCTGCCCGACCTGTCGGCCTCGGGCGTGAAGCGCCGCGTCGCCGAGCTCACGGCGCAGCAGCGCGAGCTCGCCGCCCTCGACCGCCAGGCGCTGAGCCCGGACGGGCGGATCGACGCCGCCATCCTCTCGGACGGGATCGGGCTCGAGCTCCTCGAGCTCACCGCCATCCGCGAGTGGACCTGGAACCCGCGCCTGGTGGACGACTTCACCTTCTACGACCCGCGCGAGGTGGTGGCGGGGCGGCTCTCCGACGTGATCCACGGCGACTTCGCGCCCGAGCCGGTGCGCCGCCGGGCGGTGGCCGCGCAGCTGCGCGCCCTCCCCCGCTACCTCTCCCAGCGGAAGGTCGCGTTCGGCGCCGTCTCGAAGGTGCACCTCGAGCAGGCGGTGAAGGACAACAAGGGGCGCATCGAGTTCTTCGAGACCGAGGTGCGCGGCTTCACCCGCGCCGACCCGGCCGCCGAGCAGGCCCGCGTGAAGGCGGTGGCGGCGCTGCGCGACTACCAGCGCTTCCTCGAGACCGCGCTCCCGAAGCGCGCCACCCGCGACTGGCGGCTCGGCCCGGCGCTCTACCGCAAGAAGTTCCCGCTGGCGCTCCAGACCGACCTCCGCCCGGACGAGGACGTGGTGCCGCGGGCGCGCCAGGCGTTCCAGGAGACCCGGCGCGCGCTCTACGAGACCGCGGTGGCGCTCGCCGCGCAGCTCTGGCCCTCGGAGCCGCCGCCGCCCAAGGACCTCGACGCCGCCGGCCAGGCGAGGCTCATCGCCCGCGTGAAGGACGAGCTCTCGAAGGAGCACCCCGCCGCGGCCGACCTGGTCGCCTCCCACGCGCGCCAGATCGACGGCCTGCGCGCCTTCATCGAGGCGAAGGGGCTCCTCGCCCTCCCGCCCGCCGACACGCTCACCGTGGCGCCCGAGCCCGAGTTCAAGCGCGGCGGCGCCGGGGCCGAGTACCTCTCGCCCGGCATGCTCGACAAGGAGGTCGCCTGGAAGGGCACCTACTACGTCGAGCCGGTCGATCCGTCCTGGTCGAAGGAGAAGCAGGAGAGCTACCTGCGCGCCGAGAACCGGTACGAGGTGGCGCTCACCGCCGCGCACGAGGCCTACCCCGGCCACCACACCCAGGCCTGGTACGCGCGCAAGGACCTGAGCCCGCTGCGCGCCACGCTCTGGGACGGGGCCTTCGCCGAGGGCTGGGCGGTGTACGGCACCACCCTGCTCGTCCGCGAGGGGTTCGGCGCCGCCGAGAACGCGCGCTACCGCTTCCTCGACCTGCAGGGGTCGATGATCGTGGCCGCCAACGCGCTGCTCGACATCCAGCTCCAGGGCGGCGCCATGACCGACGCGGAGGCGCTGCGCTTCATGGTCGAGGACGGCTTCCAGGAGCGGGCGCAGGCGGAGAAGAAGCTGCTCCGGGCCAAGCTCGACTCGACGCAGCTCTGCCAGTACTTCCTCGGGTCGAGCGAGCTCGCGGCGCTCGAGCGGGACGTGCGGGCGAAGGGCCCCTTCTCGCAGCGCGCCTTCGACGAGGCGCTCGTCGGCCACGGCACCATCGCGGTGAAGCACCTGCGCCGGTACCTGCTCGGGCCGTAG
- a CDS encoding MSCRAMM family protein, which translates to MTVERYQPRQARAGWAVVLVVILAAGLAGLGCGQAQQDPGGAAAAQQAISGNLTGSLFESGDGDLVASTGAKDWGSVSSLGAFVQKADKTPKSVDNAFGQGTKEDGADVTIVDGSIPPNKSDLTEFYMFHEILPVTTTTGTTDHTFVYLAWERSNVLGSANMDFEFNQLEQTDKALLDDPPGTTGHTTIARKCGDMLVTFDFTNGGGNPVLGLLRWLDTGTTCPTGFGTFTANDCFASNTLPCWGKRVDLSAAGFANGAVNTSAVTDPIQSNLSLPALTFGEAGIDLTAAKVFPAGQCINFASLFLKSRSSASFTSEVKDFIAPAPANINNCGNLDILKVDDSNTDPTLAAPLAGAVFGLYTGAPSSAGSLTCSGTAVTLGTPPVAVTCTTGNTGHCQMSNLPPGTYCVAETTGVAYHDLAPAQSVTVAGTATVQVTFVDPRQFGAVLVTKVGKDKRCTGAGAPDATCKAAGVRYLSGAKFDVKDTSGNVVGTITTGTDGTGCLDKSSASSATGLLLGPVTLNVSETAAPTGFAKDATAQSVTLNKKADCSTTGVANAGSPANAFVDTPLSSLSVSFASEVALGVTTATVQCTGDTAASNLVEGTPYALTHLVPGTYSCTVVIDP; encoded by the coding sequence ATGACTGTCGAGCGTTACCAACCGCGCCAGGCTCGCGCGGGCTGGGCCGTCGTTCTCGTCGTGATCCTCGCCGCGGGGCTCGCGGGGCTCGGCTGCGGCCAGGCGCAGCAGGATCCGGGCGGCGCCGCCGCCGCCCAGCAGGCCATCAGCGGAAACCTCACCGGCAGCCTCTTCGAGAGCGGCGACGGGGATCTCGTCGCCTCCACGGGCGCCAAGGACTGGGGCTCGGTCTCCTCGCTCGGCGCCTTCGTGCAGAAGGCCGACAAGACGCCGAAGTCGGTGGACAACGCCTTCGGCCAGGGCACGAAGGAGGACGGCGCCGACGTCACCATCGTGGACGGCTCCATCCCGCCCAACAAGAGCGACCTCACCGAGTTCTACATGTTCCACGAGATCCTGCCAGTGACGACCACGACCGGCACCACGGACCACACGTTCGTCTACCTCGCCTGGGAGCGGTCGAACGTGCTCGGCTCGGCCAACATGGACTTCGAGTTCAACCAGCTCGAGCAGACCGACAAGGCGCTGCTCGACGATCCGCCGGGCACCACCGGCCACACCACCATCGCGCGCAAGTGCGGCGACATGCTCGTCACCTTCGACTTCACCAACGGCGGCGGGAACCCCGTGCTCGGGCTGCTCCGCTGGCTCGACACCGGCACCACCTGCCCGACCGGCTTCGGGACCTTCACCGCCAACGACTGCTTCGCCAGCAACACCCTGCCGTGCTGGGGCAAGCGGGTCGATCTCTCCGCCGCCGGCTTCGCCAACGGCGCCGTGAACACGTCCGCCGTGACCGATCCCATCCAGAGCAACCTGTCGCTGCCGGCCCTCACCTTCGGCGAGGCGGGCATCGACCTCACCGCCGCCAAGGTGTTCCCCGCCGGCCAGTGCATCAACTTCGCGAGCCTGTTCCTGAAGAGCCGCTCCTCCGCCTCGTTCACCTCCGAGGTGAAGGACTTCATCGCGCCCGCGCCGGCCAACATCAACAACTGCGGGAACCTCGACATCCTCAAGGTCGATGACTCGAACACCGATCCCACCCTCGCGGCCCCGCTCGCGGGCGCCGTGTTCGGGCTCTACACCGGCGCGCCCAGCAGCGCCGGCTCGCTCACCTGCAGCGGCACCGCGGTGACGCTCGGGACGCCGCCCGTGGCGGTGACCTGCACCACCGGCAACACCGGCCACTGCCAGATGTCGAACCTGCCGCCGGGCACCTACTGCGTGGCCGAGACCACCGGGGTGGCGTACCACGACCTCGCGCCGGCGCAGTCGGTGACGGTCGCCGGGACCGCGACCGTGCAGGTCACCTTCGTCGACCCGCGCCAGTTCGGGGCGGTGCTCGTCACCAAGGTCGGCAAGGACAAGCGCTGCACCGGCGCCGGCGCGCCCGACGCGACCTGCAAGGCGGCCGGGGTCCGCTACCTCTCCGGCGCCAAGTTCGACGTGAAGGACACGAGCGGCAACGTGGTCGGCACCATCACCACCGGCACCGACGGCACGGGCTGCCTCGACAAGAGCAGCGCCAGCTCGGCGACGGGCCTCCTGCTCGGCCCGGTCACCCTCAACGTGAGCGAGACCGCCGCGCCCACCGGCTTCGCCAAGGACGCCACCGCCCAGTCGGTGACGCTCAACAAGAAGGCCGACTGCTCCACCACCGGCGTGGCCAACGCGGGGTCGCCGGCGAACGCCTTCGTGGACACGCCGCTCTCGTCGCTATCGGTCTCCTTCGCCTCCGAGGTCGCGCTCGGGGTGACCACCGCGACGGTGCAGTGCACCGGCGACACGGCCGCGTCGAACCTGGTCGAGGGGACGCCGTATGCGCTCACGCACCTCGTGCCGGGCACCTACAGCTGCACCGTGGTGATCGACCCGTGA
- a CDS encoding ComF family protein: MNPALASPRPRGPLAAFGTALLDLLYPPRCAACGDGVPTSAAPFCAVCAGAIDPAPPGCPRCGQPGPAEPCGACLLHPPAFLEVRAGALFGGPLADAVHRLKYRDRPALARPLGRWLAGRLALPPGAVLVSVPLGRERRLARGYDQAALLAAALARAAGDGARRLPGALRRTRETPPQVGRGRPERSRNVAGAFEAAPAVRGQDLFLVDDVVTTGATADACARALLAAGARSVRVVALARAE, from the coding sequence TTGAATCCAGCGCTCGCTTCGCCGCGCCCGCGCGGCCCCCTCGCCGCCTTCGGGACGGCGCTGCTCGACCTCCTTTACCCCCCGCGCTGCGCCGCCTGCGGCGACGGCGTGCCCACCTCGGCCGCGCCGTTCTGCGCCGTCTGCGCCGGGGCGATCGACCCCGCGCCGCCCGGCTGCCCCCGCTGCGGCCAGCCCGGGCCGGCCGAGCCCTGCGGCGCCTGCCTGCTCCACCCGCCGGCGTTCCTCGAGGTCCGCGCCGGCGCGCTCTTCGGCGGACCGCTCGCCGACGCCGTCCACCGGCTCAAGTACCGCGACCGGCCGGCGCTCGCCCGCCCGCTCGGCCGCTGGCTCGCCGGGCGGCTCGCGCTCCCGCCGGGCGCGGTCCTGGTCTCGGTGCCCCTCGGCCGCGAGCGGCGGCTCGCGCGCGGCTACGACCAGGCGGCGCTCCTCGCGGCGGCCCTGGCGCGCGCGGCCGGCGACGGCGCGCGCCGCCTCCCGGGCGCGCTGCGCCGCACCCGCGAGACGCCTCCCCAGGTCGGGCGCGGGCGCCCGGAGCGGAGCCGGAACGTGGCCGGGGCGTTCGAGGCCGCCCCCGCCGTCCGCGGCCAGGACCTCTTCCTCGTGGACGACGTGGTCACCACCGGCGCCACCGCCGACGCCTGCGCCCGCGCGCTCCTCGCGGCCGGCGCCCGCTCGGTCCGGGTGGTGGCGCTCGCGCGCGCCGAGTGA
- a CDS encoding dockerin type I domain-containing protein gives MTIPGRACLPPLCLLALLAAACGGPDPEPVAAASTAATRGASLAASPNPVLEGATFHLAGCGFAASLPVTLTDTAPGGSTTSFGGVADASGCLAVDHAAGYAPGAHTVAATQLLKRNQSTLVAQASLSVSPAPLAATSEQYTFRWDATKGCVSEDDALSWSAAGYLAPGQSYTFTPRYPDCNDPRAVMVHVAAETGASLRISTVVPAADGNSNDPGQAGMAIHADTRSGVAQLCMFPNTSGIGSAGYAITITNVGTTTANAITVSGKDTNDWPYYYWADCLAADADHDGWSDSLEHAMAQLVYPTGNYLYGATPAGSNYLRSCGTPQANDEFDFWPPDLDDDGVVTQADVALVSAHVGEGNGIPWSAITPDPNLPQSFWSHVGAWNRFDLNADGVVDAKDVAIVQGLLGARCAP, from the coding sequence ATGACGATCCCTGGCCGCGCCTGCCTGCCTCCCCTCTGCCTCCTCGCCCTCCTCGCCGCCGCCTGCGGCGGCCCCGACCCCGAGCCCGTCGCGGCCGCGTCGACCGCCGCCACCCGCGGCGCCTCGCTCGCCGCCTCGCCGAACCCGGTGCTCGAGGGCGCGACCTTCCACCTCGCCGGCTGCGGGTTCGCGGCGAGCCTCCCGGTCACCCTCACCGACACCGCCCCCGGCGGCTCGACCACGAGCTTCGGCGGCGTCGCCGACGCGAGCGGCTGCCTCGCCGTCGATCACGCCGCGGGCTACGCCCCCGGCGCGCACACCGTCGCGGCGACCCAGCTCCTGAAGCGCAACCAGAGCACGCTCGTGGCCCAGGCGAGCCTGTCGGTGAGCCCGGCGCCCCTCGCCGCGACCTCCGAGCAGTACACGTTCCGCTGGGACGCCACCAAGGGCTGCGTGAGCGAGGACGACGCGCTGAGCTGGAGCGCGGCCGGCTACCTCGCGCCCGGGCAGAGCTACACCTTCACCCCGCGCTACCCCGACTGCAACGACCCGCGCGCGGTCATGGTCCACGTCGCCGCCGAGACCGGCGCGTCGCTGCGGATCTCGACCGTGGTCCCGGCGGCCGACGGCAACTCCAACGACCCGGGCCAGGCCGGGATGGCCATCCACGCCGACACGCGGAGCGGCGTGGCCCAGCTCTGCATGTTCCCGAACACGAGCGGGATCGGCTCGGCCGGCTACGCCATCACCATCACCAACGTCGGGACCACCACCGCGAACGCCATCACCGTGTCCGGCAAGGACACCAACGACTGGCCCTACTACTACTGGGCGGACTGCCTCGCCGCCGACGCCGACCACGACGGCTGGTCGGACAGCCTCGAGCACGCCATGGCGCAGCTCGTCTACCCCACCGGCAACTACCTGTACGGCGCCACCCCGGCCGGCTCGAACTACCTGCGCTCCTGCGGGACCCCGCAGGCGAACGACGAGTTCGACTTCTGGCCGCCGGACCTCGACGACGACGGCGTGGTGACGCAGGCGGACGTGGCGCTGGTGAGCGCTCACGTCGGCGAGGGGAACGGCATCCCCTGGTCGGCCATCACCCCCGACCCGAACCTGCCGCAGTCCTTCTGGAGCCACGTCGGCGCCTGGAACCGCTTCGACCTCAACGCCGACGGCGTGGTGGACGCGAAGGACGTGGCCATCGTGCAGGGGCTCCTCGGCGCCCGCTGCGCCCCCTGA
- a CDS encoding DUF3857 domain-containing protein: protein MLALALPVLLALAAPPVAAPAAAPRDPAQEELAAALASLGRDRHQPRAAADLARLSLLEDDAPELSRLDRAYAELAADPRALPEVRLLARAGRARLARAGGRLDAARAQERRLGLLTRFAVIGPFDGEGKRGDAQAFPPEAAIDLAARYPGKVREVGWRALPPEAAAGGFVHLGAALRPAREAVAYALAVVELPREARVRLSLGASGAARVFVNGALALADPAYHAARPGQRAALLTLRAGPNRILVKLAHDEGRMGFYLGLTTPRGDPLHFSERAPDPLPPLSAGAPPRPEPVASAADLLAARAERARGADEGRARLDLALVLADSRSADARERRAQAEARRAAALLPGSVEAQLLAARLEEDPNRRRERLEAALAADPGDPRPPRELGELELARHRAPDAVKLLERAVAAAPGDVRALSLLADAREACGLAAQADLLRLELAARFPRLPAAQAAAARAARRLDRTAEAIRLERAVLALRRDDGLARAALVQLLVDRGDVAGALAALEEAERFDPSDLAVRLRRGDLLAGSGRLAEAEAAYGAAERIAPEDPEPPERRGRARLQAGEAREALADLQRALELKPQNPELKELVRAVSPERERFERPYLQDAAALARAFDPARWKGEDAVVLGELQATRVYPSGLSSTYHQVVVKVLTRRGAEALRRHAIGFAPERQEVKVDRVRVVKPDGSAVETWQESERSASEPWYRLYYDTRTRTVTLPALEPGDLVELGWRLDDVAGENLLSDYFGDLVYLQDGYPKLRSEYVLLVPSARRIYANDPGVPGLERTERALPGGVTEHRFAARDLPRLDPEPAMPGYTEVGPFLHVSTYASWDDVARFYWGLVRDQLRPTDEVRATARRLEAEVKRERRARGLPEAGDERAVIEAVHDFVVTGTRYVGLEFGIHGYKPYRVDQVLSRRFGDCKDKASLTHALLEALGIDARLVLLRMSRLGNVPAAPASLAVFNHAISYVPRYDLWLDGTASWSGSRELPSEDRGATVLVVGPDGPPRFGRIPEGRAEENLTVLALDAELRPDGSAALSGDSTVGGGRAPEYRRAYGAEADRKVSFEQAWSRTFPGLSVKTVSLSDLSRLEQDVSMRFTLEVPHLAQRDGDGLAFAPFGEPSPYTEAYAPLSARAFPLVLGDPWENRFRYRYRLPAGWSAAALPEPVKLEAPFGAFEVTWREEQGALVVEGRVAFRVSRVAVADYPAFRGFTAAVDRAMARRVRVAPRQAAR, encoded by the coding sequence ATGCTCGCCCTCGCCCTGCCCGTGCTCCTCGCCCTCGCCGCCCCGCCCGTGGCGGCGCCGGCCGCAGCGCCCCGCGATCCGGCGCAGGAGGAGCTCGCGGCCGCCCTGGCGTCGCTCGGCCGCGACCGCCACCAGCCGCGCGCCGCCGCCGACCTGGCCCGCCTGTCGCTCCTCGAGGACGACGCCCCCGAGCTCTCCCGGCTCGACCGGGCCTACGCCGAGCTCGCGGCCGACCCCCGCGCCCTGCCCGAGGTGCGGCTCCTCGCGCGGGCCGGTCGGGCGCGCCTCGCCCGCGCCGGCGGGAGGCTCGACGCGGCGCGGGCCCAGGAGCGCCGGCTCGGGCTCCTCACCCGCTTCGCCGTGATCGGCCCCTTCGACGGCGAGGGGAAGCGCGGCGACGCCCAGGCCTTCCCGCCGGAGGCGGCCATCGACCTCGCCGCCCGCTACCCGGGGAAGGTCCGCGAGGTGGGCTGGCGCGCGCTCCCGCCCGAGGCGGCCGCGGGCGGCTTCGTCCACCTGGGCGCGGCGCTCCGGCCGGCCCGCGAGGCGGTGGCCTACGCGCTCGCGGTGGTGGAGCTCCCGCGCGAAGCGCGCGTCCGGCTCTCCCTCGGCGCCAGCGGCGCGGCCCGGGTCTTCGTGAACGGCGCGCTCGCCCTCGCCGACCCCGCCTACCACGCTGCCCGCCCCGGCCAGCGCGCCGCGCTCCTCACCCTGCGGGCCGGCCCGAACCGGATCCTGGTGAAGCTCGCCCACGACGAGGGCCGGATGGGCTTCTACCTCGGCCTCACCACGCCGCGCGGCGACCCGCTCCACTTCTCCGAGCGCGCCCCCGACCCGCTCCCGCCGCTTTCGGCCGGCGCGCCGCCCCGGCCCGAGCCGGTCGCCTCCGCCGCCGACCTGCTCGCCGCCCGCGCCGAGCGGGCCCGCGGCGCCGACGAGGGGCGCGCCCGGCTCGACCTCGCGCTCGTCCTCGCCGACTCGCGCAGCGCCGACGCCCGCGAGCGGCGGGCCCAGGCCGAGGCGCGCCGCGCCGCCGCGCTCCTGCCCGGCTCGGTCGAGGCCCAGCTCCTCGCCGCGCGCCTGGAGGAGGACCCGAACCGCCGCCGCGAGCGGCTCGAGGCGGCGCTCGCCGCCGACCCCGGTGATCCGCGCCCCCCGCGCGAGCTGGGAGAGCTCGAGCTGGCCCGCCACCGCGCCCCCGACGCGGTGAAGCTCCTCGAGCGCGCGGTGGCGGCCGCGCCCGGCGACGTCCGCGCCCTCTCGCTCCTCGCCGACGCCCGCGAGGCCTGCGGGCTCGCCGCCCAGGCCGACCTGCTCCGGCTCGAGCTCGCCGCCCGCTTCCCGCGCCTGCCCGCGGCCCAGGCCGCCGCCGCCCGCGCCGCGCGGAGGCTCGATCGCACGGCCGAGGCGATCCGGCTCGAGCGCGCCGTGCTCGCGCTGCGCCGGGACGACGGGCTCGCCCGCGCCGCGCTGGTGCAGCTCCTCGTGGACCGGGGCGACGTGGCGGGCGCGCTCGCCGCGCTCGAGGAGGCGGAGCGGTTCGACCCCTCCGACCTCGCCGTCCGGCTCCGGCGCGGCGACCTCCTCGCCGGGAGCGGCCGGCTCGCCGAGGCGGAGGCGGCCTACGGCGCCGCCGAGCGGATCGCCCCCGAGGACCCCGAGCCGCCCGAGCGGCGCGGCCGCGCGCGGCTCCAGGCCGGGGAGGCCAGGGAGGCGCTCGCGGACCTGCAGCGGGCCCTCGAGCTCAAGCCGCAGAACCCGGAGCTGAAGGAGCTCGTCCGCGCCGTCTCGCCGGAGCGCGAGCGCTTCGAGCGACCCTACCTGCAGGACGCCGCCGCGCTGGCGCGGGCCTTCGACCCGGCGCGGTGGAAGGGCGAGGACGCGGTGGTGCTGGGCGAGCTGCAGGCGACCCGGGTCTACCCCTCCGGCCTCTCCTCCACCTACCACCAGGTGGTGGTGAAGGTGCTCACCCGCCGCGGCGCCGAGGCGCTGCGCCGGCACGCCATCGGCTTCGCCCCGGAGCGGCAGGAGGTGAAGGTGGACCGGGTCCGGGTGGTGAAGCCCGACGGCAGCGCCGTCGAGACCTGGCAGGAGTCGGAGCGGAGCGCGAGCGAGCCCTGGTACCGGCTCTACTACGACACCCGCACCCGCACCGTGACCCTCCCGGCGCTCGAGCCGGGCGACCTCGTCGAGCTCGGCTGGCGGCTCGACGACGTGGCCGGCGAGAACCTCCTCTCCGACTACTTCGGCGACCTCGTCTACCTGCAGGACGGCTACCCGAAGCTGCGGAGCGAGTACGTGCTGCTCGTCCCCTCGGCGCGCCGCATCTACGCGAACGACCCCGGCGTGCCCGGCCTCGAGCGCACCGAGCGGGCGCTCCCGGGCGGCGTGACCGAGCACCGCTTCGCCGCGCGCGACCTGCCCCGGCTCGACCCCGAGCCGGCCATGCCCGGCTACACCGAGGTCGGCCCGTTCCTGCACGTCTCCACCTACGCGAGCTGGGACGACGTGGCCCGCTTCTACTGGGGGCTGGTGCGCGACCAGCTCCGCCCCACCGACGAGGTGCGCGCCACCGCCCGCCGGCTCGAGGCCGAGGTGAAGCGCGAGCGGCGCGCCCGCGGCCTGCCCGAGGCGGGCGACGAGCGGGCGGTCATCGAGGCGGTCCACGACTTCGTCGTCACCGGCACCCGCTACGTCGGCCTCGAGTTCGGCATCCACGGCTACAAGCCGTACCGGGTGGACCAGGTGCTCTCTCGCCGCTTCGGCGACTGCAAGGACAAGGCGAGCCTCACGCACGCGCTCCTCGAGGCGCTCGGGATCGACGCCCGCCTCGTCCTCCTGCGCATGAGCCGGCTCGGGAACGTGCCGGCCGCCCCGGCGTCGCTCGCGGTCTTCAACCACGCCATCAGCTACGTGCCCAGGTACGACCTCTGGCTCGACGGGACCGCGAGCTGGTCGGGCTCGCGCGAGCTGCCGTCCGAGGACCGCGGCGCGACGGTGCTGGTGGTGGGCCCGGACGGCCCGCCGCGCTTCGGCCGGATCCCGGAGGGGCGGGCGGAGGAGAACCTGACCGTCCTCGCGCTCGACGCCGAGCTGCGCCCGGACGGGAGCGCCGCGCTCTCCGGCGACTCGACCGTCGGCGGCGGCCGCGCCCCCGAGTACCGGCGCGCCTACGGCGCCGAGGCCGACCGCAAGGTCTCCTTCGAGCAGGCCTGGAGCCGCACCTTCCCCGGGCTGTCGGTGAAGACCGTGTCGCTCTCCGACCTCTCCCGCCTCGAGCAGGACGTCTCGATGCGCTTCACGCTCGAGGTGCCGCACCTCGCGCAGCGCGACGGCGACGGGCTCGCCTTCGCCCCCTTCGGCGAGCCGTCCCCGTACACCGAGGCCTACGCCCCGCTCTCCGCCCGCGCCTTCCCGCTCGTGCTCGGCGACCCCTGGGAGAACCGCTTCCGCTACCGGTACCGGCTCCCCGCCGGCTGGAGCGCCGCGGCGCTGCCGGAGCCGGTGAAGCTCGAGGCGCCCTTCGGGGCCTTCGAGGTGACCTGGCGCGAGGAGCAGGGCGCGCTGGTCGTCGAGGGCCGGGTGGCGTTCCGCGTGAGCCGCGTCGCCGTCGCCGACTACCCCGCCTTCCGCGGCTTCACCGCCGCCGTGGATCGGGCCATGGCGCGCCGCGTGCGCGTCGCCCCGCGCCAGGCGGCGCGATGA